The uncultured Hyphomonas sp. genome includes a region encoding these proteins:
- a CDS encoding sodium-dependent transporter, with product MATIARKADTWSSRFGFIMAAVGSSVGLGNFWRFPYTAGENGGGAFILIYIACVLLIGLPVLMAEYGMGRKSGMSAVEGVESLARAESKSQKWGMVGWIGTITASFILSFYVVISAWLMAFVIQALKNGFAGMDADSSGANFANVIGQGEHALASKWYMLALLATFIIANIAIVGRGVKGGIEKAASILMPAFFVILLIIVGFSLSRGNAGETFAFLFQPKWEDVGFKTFLEAVGQAFFSIGVGVGLMITYGAYLDRGTNIPRSSVIIAGSDTFVALIAGFAIFPIVFAAGLDPAGGPSLFFVSMPVALGNLGPIGYLMSVLFFALALFAAFTSSISLLEVSVSWLEERQGVTRMGAAMGVGFMLWMVGAAYIFSTEYLDFMDFITGNVLLPLGGLLVAIFAGWVLSRDMLTSELGEGNIMNVWRFLMRWFVPAFVGFVLFFGFFDKIQDQYHVQLPGFLEVLLGPNYELPPAE from the coding sequence CCGTCGGTTCTTCGGTCGGACTCGGCAATTTCTGGCGGTTTCCATACACCGCCGGTGAGAATGGCGGCGGCGCCTTCATATTGATCTACATCGCCTGCGTCCTGCTGATCGGTCTGCCGGTGCTGATGGCGGAATATGGCATGGGCCGGAAGTCCGGCATGTCTGCCGTGGAGGGCGTCGAATCCCTCGCCCGGGCAGAAAGCAAGTCACAGAAATGGGGCATGGTCGGCTGGATCGGCACCATCACGGCGTCCTTCATCCTGTCCTTCTATGTGGTGATCTCGGCCTGGCTGATGGCCTTTGTGATCCAGGCGTTGAAGAACGGCTTTGCCGGCATGGACGCAGACTCTTCGGGCGCCAATTTCGCCAATGTCATCGGACAGGGGGAGCATGCGCTCGCCTCCAAATGGTACATGCTGGCGCTGCTTGCCACCTTCATCATTGCCAACATCGCCATCGTCGGCCGGGGCGTGAAGGGCGGTATCGAAAAGGCTGCCAGCATTTTGATGCCGGCCTTCTTCGTGATCCTCCTGATCATCGTCGGCTTCTCCCTGTCGCGCGGCAATGCCGGGGAAACTTTCGCCTTCCTGTTCCAGCCCAAATGGGAAGATGTCGGCTTCAAGACCTTCCTCGAAGCGGTCGGCCAGGCCTTCTTCTCCATCGGTGTCGGCGTCGGCCTGATGATCACCTACGGCGCTTATCTCGACCGCGGCACAAACATCCCGCGTTCCTCCGTGATCATTGCAGGTTCGGACACGTTCGTCGCGCTGATCGCCGGCTTCGCGATCTTCCCCATCGTGTTCGCAGCCGGGCTCGATCCGGCAGGCGGGCCGAGCCTGTTCTTCGTGTCGATGCCGGTGGCGCTCGGCAATCTCGGACCGATCGGTTACCTGATGTCGGTCCTGTTCTTTGCGCTGGCCCTGTTTGCCGCTTTCACTTCGTCGATCTCGCTGCTGGAAGTGTCGGTCTCCTGGCTGGAAGAACGCCAGGGCGTGACCCGGATGGGCGCGGCAATGGGCGTTGGCTTCATGCTCTGGATGGTCGGTGCGGCTTATATTTTCTCGACCGAATATCTCGATTTCATGGACTTCATCACCGGCAACGTCCTCTTGCCGCTGGGCGGTCTGCTGGTCGCGATCTTTGCCGGCTGGGTCCTGTCGCGGGACATGCTGACTTCCGAACTCGGCGAGGGCAACATCATGAATGTCTGGCGTTTCCTGATGCGCTGGTTCGTTCCGGCGTTTGTCGGCTTCGTCCTGTTCTTCGGCTTCTTCGACAAGATTCAGGACCAGTACCACGTCCAGCTGCCGGGCTTCCTCGAAGTGCTGCTCGGGCCGAACTACGAGCTGCCGCCCGCGGAATGA